The following coding sequences lie in one Arthrobacter sp. SLBN-122 genomic window:
- a CDS encoding DUF2304 domain-containing protein, translated as MATLVGFIFVLVILLIIFEMLRRRHLREKYAVLWIIIGIGMLVLVAFPQLLFWASGVLGVQVPSNLLFAMALLLLVLVCLHLSFEQSQGEDEIRVLAEEVGILRLKVQELETRRTRKQSTPTSEVRSPGRPPETTA; from the coding sequence ATGGCCACCCTTGTTGGCTTCATCTTTGTGCTGGTCATTCTGCTCATCATCTTCGAGATGCTGCGGCGGCGTCACTTGAGGGAAAAGTACGCTGTCCTTTGGATCATCATCGGTATCGGAATGCTGGTCCTCGTTGCGTTCCCACAGCTGCTTTTCTGGGCCAGTGGTGTGCTCGGCGTGCAGGTACCTTCGAACCTGCTGTTCGCGATGGCACTGCTGTTACTCGTCCTGGTCTGCCTTCATCTGTCCTTCGAGCAGTCCCAGGGCGAAGACGAGATCAGGGTCCTGGCTGAAGAAGTAGGTATTCTTCGGCTCAAGGTACAGGAACTTGAAACACGTCGGACACGCAAGCAATCTACCCCAACCAGTGAAGTACGGAGCCCCGGAAGGCCGCCCGAAACCACTGCTTAA
- a CDS encoding glycosyltransferase family 2 protein, whose protein sequence is MAIDVLLPYYGDVDLMKLAAQSVMSQQFEDWRLIVVDDGFPSPEPQRWFESISDPRVSYQKNEKNLGANGNYRKALDMAEAPIVVVMGADDIMLPNYLAVVSKAFEAYPQASVVQPGVQVIDEKGRACSPLVDIVKKVYAPTVKEPVLLQGERMATSLVRADWAYFPSLAWRTDVIRRIGFTEGLHVVQDLALLLDIAAENGSMVVDPTLAFLYRRHSASDSSVKALDGRRFDEERAFFEGQARRFRELGWQRTARAAAFHTTSRLNAATLVARSLAVGKTDSLPRLLKHVIS, encoded by the coding sequence ATGGCCATTGATGTATTGCTTCCCTACTATGGGGACGTCGACCTGATGAAACTCGCTGCCCAGAGCGTCATGAGCCAGCAGTTCGAAGACTGGCGTCTCATCGTGGTGGATGACGGGTTTCCAAGCCCGGAACCCCAGCGCTGGTTCGAATCCATCTCTGATCCCCGGGTGAGCTACCAGAAGAACGAAAAGAATCTGGGTGCCAACGGCAACTACCGCAAGGCCCTGGACATGGCTGAAGCTCCCATCGTCGTCGTCATGGGCGCTGATGACATCATGCTTCCGAACTACCTGGCAGTAGTCTCCAAAGCTTTCGAAGCCTACCCACAAGCCAGTGTGGTGCAGCCCGGGGTTCAAGTCATCGATGAGAAGGGCCGCGCCTGCTCGCCATTGGTTGACATCGTCAAGAAGGTCTATGCCCCGACGGTTAAGGAGCCGGTTCTCCTGCAGGGCGAACGGATGGCTACCAGCCTTGTGCGGGCAGACTGGGCCTATTTCCCCTCCTTGGCCTGGCGCACCGACGTCATTCGCCGCATCGGCTTTACTGAGGGTCTGCACGTCGTGCAGGACCTTGCGTTGCTGCTTGATATCGCTGCCGAAAACGGGTCAATGGTGGTTGACCCCACCTTGGCATTCCTGTACCGCCGTCACTCAGCCTCAGACTCGTCGGTAAAGGCTCTGGATGGGAGGCGCTTCGATGAGGAACGGGCCTTCTTCGAGGGGCAAGCGCGCCGGTTCCGTGAACTCGGCTGGCAGAGGACAGCCCGGGCGGCTGCTTTCCATACGACGTCACGTCTCAACGCCGCCACTTTGGTTGCGCGTTCACTCGCTGTTGGAAAGACGGACTCCCTTCCCCGATTGTTGAAGCACGTCATTTCGTAA
- a CDS encoding GtrA family protein: MLIVERSHLIKFLLVGGASFAVDLALLALMHEVFGVDLWIATPIAFIASLVFNFALQRSFTFRARNRSHVSLFKYLALVVFNIVAIDVIVNAFDAWGISYGIGKAFATVLTTSWNFWLYKVWIFRHEPGKDPAPVETVTTEGPK, from the coding sequence GTGCTTATCGTCGAGCGCAGCCATTTGATTAAGTTCCTCCTGGTTGGGGGCGCCTCCTTCGCTGTGGATCTTGCGCTGCTGGCCCTCATGCATGAAGTATTTGGAGTCGACCTCTGGATTGCCACTCCCATTGCTTTCATCGCCAGTTTGGTGTTCAACTTCGCACTTCAGCGCTCCTTTACGTTCCGTGCCCGAAACCGGAGCCACGTGAGTCTCTTCAAGTATTTGGCACTTGTGGTTTTCAACATCGTGGCGATAGATGTCATTGTGAACGCCTTCGACGCGTGGGGAATTTCCTACGGAATTGGTAAAGCTTTCGCAACCGTACTGACCACGTCCTGGAATTTCTGGCTATACAAGGTGTGGATCTTCAGGCATGAGCCGGGGAAGGATCCCGCGCCGGTAGAAACCGTCACAACTGAAGGCCCAAAATAG
- a CDS encoding DUF7657 domain-containing protein — MSNLKLSGLKGISVHGWHWMSVSDRLARIGVIALYALLVITGATTSSIGVGDLRQDPSQPEGYQVGSSSAIRSDEFNAFSPIAISIMATGAAPTTSYLAAPADVVHRYPSGGFFETFVYFDSTMLRTATILPDEMVFAAHWWLPALVLFLFLPKWFEQVGSSRKMGWLAAFLIALSPAASWWTMMPIQLIAYTVAGSSLLLSAYCGFISKRSILPLVQSVVGGILLAGIPSFYIPWSLVLGLPVLAASALWILTRKDRWLPKVKALGFTAGVALIFGVGTLLENAKGINALLNTVYPGSRRSTGEAQPFGFLFGAPSLSELKDAVPVGSNQSEMSTAFTVTFVWAVVVWLGISAIGRWRDNIVAMVLAVSGGLWLLWCTFNFGPLGAQIPLLNYVQPARAAQVCGILGALLVGVLLSRLPDSRRWRLSSASALTTGLVTAYAGSQLQLSYLPTMTRKEVLLAAAGVAVVVFIVTSFPKSAISVGIAALLMAVPVYGSNPLIFGLGDLRASATARYFYSEGKVSRQTGSLWATDRSSVDTLLLANGVPSLTGVQRSGPDMSRWTTLDPERRFANDWNRGGGFIQFFWTPGAPPTFSNNGTDRTIVHIDPCDLKKSFPTLTHIAATQELSVSCLSFEKELTWSGQKTIVYNVS, encoded by the coding sequence GTGTCTAACCTTAAGTTGTCCGGACTTAAAGGCATCAGCGTGCATGGTTGGCACTGGATGTCGGTTTCAGACCGACTGGCTCGCATCGGTGTCATCGCCTTGTACGCATTACTAGTCATCACGGGCGCTACGACTTCCTCTATTGGAGTGGGAGACCTCCGGCAAGATCCTTCGCAGCCGGAGGGTTACCAAGTAGGGTCAAGTTCTGCGATCCGCTCGGACGAATTCAATGCGTTTTCCCCTATCGCCATATCGATCATGGCAACTGGCGCAGCGCCAACGACAAGCTACCTTGCTGCTCCCGCCGACGTGGTTCATAGGTACCCCTCAGGCGGCTTTTTTGAAACTTTCGTCTACTTTGATTCCACGATGCTTCGGACGGCGACAATCCTCCCGGACGAGATGGTCTTCGCTGCCCATTGGTGGCTCCCGGCCCTCGTACTCTTCCTCTTTCTTCCTAAATGGTTTGAACAGGTTGGATCGTCACGCAAAATGGGCTGGCTGGCGGCATTTCTGATAGCGCTCTCTCCGGCAGCATCTTGGTGGACGATGATGCCCATTCAGCTCATTGCCTACACGGTTGCGGGATCAAGTTTGCTCCTTTCCGCCTACTGCGGCTTCATCTCAAAGCGTTCAATTCTGCCCCTTGTGCAGTCCGTTGTCGGCGGAATCCTCCTTGCCGGCATCCCAAGTTTTTACATCCCTTGGTCGCTGGTCCTCGGCCTGCCCGTTCTTGCCGCAAGTGCTCTCTGGATCCTCACCCGGAAGGATAGGTGGCTGCCAAAAGTAAAGGCACTCGGCTTTACCGCTGGTGTTGCACTGATTTTCGGCGTCGGCACGCTATTGGAAAACGCAAAGGGCATCAATGCGCTGCTGAACACCGTCTATCCAGGCTCGAGACGGTCAACCGGCGAAGCCCAACCATTTGGATTTCTTTTTGGCGCACCCTCTCTCAGCGAGCTAAAGGATGCAGTGCCTGTCGGCAGCAACCAAAGCGAGATGTCAACCGCATTCACCGTGACATTCGTCTGGGCTGTGGTGGTATGGCTTGGCATTTCTGCGATAGGCAGGTGGCGCGACAATATCGTGGCAATGGTGCTTGCCGTCTCGGGTGGTCTGTGGCTTTTATGGTGCACTTTCAACTTCGGGCCCCTGGGGGCCCAGATTCCACTGCTCAACTACGTTCAGCCTGCCAGGGCAGCCCAGGTTTGCGGAATCTTAGGGGCATTGTTGGTGGGCGTGCTCTTGTCCCGCCTGCCGGACAGTCGTCGCTGGCGCCTCTCCTCAGCTTCGGCGCTAACAACTGGGCTGGTGACTGCATATGCAGGTTCCCAACTTCAACTTTCCTATCTGCCCACTATGACAAGGAAAGAAGTTCTGCTCGCCGCTGCTGGAGTCGCCGTCGTGGTCTTCATCGTCACCAGCTTCCCCAAGTCGGCCATCTCCGTGGGAATTGCAGCACTCCTGATGGCCGTTCCTGTTTATGGATCAAATCCCCTGATTTTTGGACTGGGTGACCTGCGCGCGTCAGCAACCGCGAGGTATTTCTACTCTGAAGGAAAAGTGAGTCGCCAGACGGGTTCGCTTTGGGCTACCGACCGATCTTCCGTCGACACGTTGTTGCTTGCCAACGGCGTGCCGTCACTTACGGGAGTTCAACGATCTGGCCCGGACATGAGCAGGTGGACCACCCTTGACCCCGAACGGCGGTTTGCCAACGACTGGAACAGGGGCGGCGGCTTTATCCAGTTCTTCTGGACTCCTGGGGCACCACCGACCTTTTCGAACAACGGTACGGACAGAACAATCGTCCACATCGATCCATGCGATCTCAAAAAGTCTTTTCCTACCCTCACTCATATCGCTGCGACACAAGAACTATCCGTGTCCTGCTTAAGCTTTGAAAAAGAGTTGACCTGGTCCGGACAAAAGACCATCGTGTACAACGTTTCGTAG
- a CDS encoding glycosyltransferase family 2 protein, giving the protein MTVAAVVVSYNRKDLLEKCLVALEGQTRPLDEIIVIDNSSTDGAPELVKESFPQVKLFNTGSNIGGAGGFAWGVELAIAHGHEYAWLMDDDAEPELDALAPLMKLAGTSSEPYSFLASMVTLGGNTINTGNPPVFSNDISRQVSANLKGAIAIDAATFVGVLVNLEIARQTHLPQRDFFIWVDDTEYTLRLSRIAPAVMVRESRIKHPLSKSGSNDMGWRLFYFLRNKLWLIRTDPQMSLQRKAFEVLGYVGVALLQGPHAEDKKLWLRSIARGAYQGIFKSARKETPGTLLDELSPTERAAALELKNTNV; this is encoded by the coding sequence ATGACCGTTGCCGCTGTGGTCGTCTCGTACAACAGGAAAGACCTCCTCGAGAAATGTCTTGTTGCCCTTGAAGGTCAGACGCGACCCCTCGACGAAATCATTGTGATCGACAACTCCTCCACTGATGGCGCTCCTGAACTGGTGAAGGAATCGTTTCCGCAGGTGAAGCTGTTCAACACAGGCTCCAACATAGGTGGAGCAGGTGGCTTTGCGTGGGGAGTTGAGTTGGCGATTGCACACGGACATGAGTACGCCTGGCTAATGGACGATGACGCCGAACCGGAGCTGGACGCGTTGGCGCCTCTGATGAAGCTTGCGGGAACCTCGTCTGAGCCCTACTCCTTTTTGGCCTCCATGGTCACGTTGGGTGGGAACACCATCAACACTGGGAACCCGCCTGTATTCAGCAACGACATCAGCCGTCAGGTCAGCGCGAACCTCAAGGGCGCAATCGCAATCGATGCGGCAACTTTCGTGGGGGTCTTAGTGAATCTTGAGATTGCCCGCCAAACCCACCTGCCGCAAAGGGACTTCTTTATCTGGGTAGACGACACCGAATACACCCTCCGCTTGTCCCGTATAGCCCCGGCTGTCATGGTGCGGGAAAGCAGGATCAAACATCCCCTGAGCAAGTCGGGGTCCAATGACATGGGCTGGCGCCTGTTCTACTTCCTTCGAAACAAGCTTTGGCTGATCCGGACGGATCCTCAAATGAGTCTCCAACGAAAGGCATTTGAGGTTCTGGGTTATGTTGGTGTCGCCCTGCTTCAGGGGCCGCATGCGGAGGACAAGAAGTTGTGGCTTCGGAGCATAGCCCGAGGCGCATATCAAGGCATCTTCAAATCCGCACGTAAAGAAACTCCTGGAACTCTGTTGGATGAATTGAGCCCAACGGAGCGGGCGGCAGCCCTCGAGCTAAAGAATACGAACGTTTAG
- a CDS encoding glycosyltransferase, giving the protein MHDNVRVSVCMAAYNGSEFIGEQIQSILTELGPNDELLIVDDESSDDTVALVNALDDPRINLHRNKRNLGYVRTFEKAITLSSGRYIFLSDQDDIWIPGRLDKMLTALEEDLMVVSNCRHFGGKSGRFHDIRLRSTDSRKHLRNLFGIIIGYRLHWGCAMAFKSELKELALPFPSHMSESHDQWLAMCGNIAGSIAYLEDETILHRLHDENLTPRKMRGIGKIVRARAMFLANLVTLAIRSMRRATAKTVNG; this is encoded by the coding sequence ATGCACGACAATGTCCGGGTCAGCGTCTGCATGGCCGCCTACAACGGTTCTGAATTTATCGGGGAGCAGATCCAGTCCATACTGACGGAGCTTGGGCCGAATGACGAACTGCTCATAGTCGACGACGAGTCTTCGGACGATACAGTAGCCCTGGTGAATGCCCTCGATGACCCCCGTATTAACCTTCATCGAAACAAGCGAAATCTTGGCTATGTACGGACTTTCGAAAAAGCGATAACTCTAAGCAGCGGCAGATACATTTTCTTGTCGGATCAGGACGACATTTGGATTCCCGGTAGGCTGGACAAAATGCTAACGGCCTTGGAAGAAGATCTTATGGTCGTTTCCAACTGCAGGCATTTTGGCGGCAAGTCCGGGCGATTCCATGACATCAGGCTCCGCAGCACGGACTCCCGGAAACACCTGCGGAATCTTTTTGGGATCATTATTGGATACAGACTGCACTGGGGCTGCGCCATGGCCTTCAAGTCCGAACTGAAGGAGCTGGCGCTGCCCTTTCCTTCCCATATGTCGGAATCCCACGATCAGTGGTTAGCCATGTGCGGAAATATTGCGGGAAGCATCGCGTACCTTGAGGATGAGACGATACTCCACAGGCTGCACGATGAGAACCTGACCCCCAGAAAAATGCGCGGGATCGGGAAAATTGTCCGCGCCCGCGCCATGTTCCTTGCCAATCTTGTTACGCTGGCGATTCGAAGCATGCGCCGTGCAACGGCCAAAACCGTCAACGGTTGA
- a CDS encoding glycosyltransferase produces the protein MSEDAFEPTVAAIVTSFNPSVDLISHVSDLRKLVTHILVVDDGSSQDASPILRTLEEDGVDVVLLPQNSGIANALNEGIRRARTLWGPDWILTMDQDSALGNNYVQNALRSFQNATEKGMRVGLVSPESHNAKPVKVLNGSQDVIQAFDPMQSGCLIPVAVLDEVGLFDESLFIDCVDTDFNLRIRAAGYSTPVGSGCNIEHSLGETRPMTIMGRPVRVGGRSLQIIHHSPVRVYYITRNIWIIVRRYFSNDRAWMVRRLWMEVESNIVRLAFGPHRTKFVRAWVTGIRDAVAADLGRIRPQDAARLT, from the coding sequence ATGTCTGAAGATGCATTCGAGCCCACAGTCGCCGCCATCGTCACCAGCTTCAATCCCTCCGTCGACTTAATTTCTCATGTCAGCGATTTGAGAAAACTCGTCACGCACATATTAGTCGTTGACGACGGATCCAGTCAGGATGCGTCACCCATTCTTCGCACCCTGGAGGAGGATGGCGTTGACGTTGTCCTTCTGCCCCAGAATTCCGGGATTGCCAATGCATTGAACGAGGGCATAAGGCGGGCGCGCACCCTGTGGGGTCCCGACTGGATCCTCACCATGGACCAGGATTCCGCTCTCGGGAACAACTACGTGCAAAACGCACTTCGAAGTTTCCAAAACGCGACGGAGAAAGGGATGCGCGTCGGACTGGTTTCCCCGGAGTCGCACAACGCCAAGCCCGTGAAAGTCCTCAATGGAAGCCAAGATGTAATCCAGGCCTTCGACCCGATGCAGTCAGGCTGTCTTATTCCAGTAGCGGTCCTGGACGAGGTCGGGCTTTTCGATGAGAGCCTGTTTATAGACTGCGTAGATACTGACTTCAATCTCCGGATCCGGGCTGCAGGTTACTCAACTCCGGTCGGTTCCGGCTGCAATATAGAGCATTCGCTCGGAGAAACCCGACCTATGACGATAATGGGACGCCCAGTGCGGGTTGGCGGCCGGAGTCTGCAGATTATCCATCACTCTCCGGTTCGCGTGTATTACATAACCCGCAACATCTGGATTATAGTTCGGCGCTACTTCTCAAATGACCGGGCGTGGATGGTGCGACGACTTTGGATGGAAGTTGAGAGCAACATTGTGCGATTGGCGTTTGGGCCACATCGCACCAAATTCGTGCGCGCTTGGGTGACTGGCATACGTGATGCCGTCGCCGCGGACTTGGGCCGAATCCGACCACAAGATGCGGCAAGGCTGACATAG
- a CDS encoding glycosyltransferase: MNDSVQSGFGVIALAAYRPDWTLFRRQLQSIRDQSHHDFSCLISADGGHDEITAFVEKTLKGDTRFKVIGFGERLGFYGNFERVLEHVPADANWVALSDQDDYWYPDKLETLLPYLKQYSLATGQARVVTETGTVLAESTNRQNVPPTHLLLDNQITGGLSVFRRDLLSTILPFPRLSNPSENHDHWIGLCAAVADGAYVVDNIVQDYVQHGGNVLGEPDRTFILGRSMDNLRNMGRRYEGGANSSALLRVMMNMKYGWSRCMVLELQERSPHLSPALQPLLEVVAPGKYWAKKLALLWSAVASKHVSLPSAATFAAGAVLTSLRRR; this comes from the coding sequence GTGAATGATTCCGTTCAGAGTGGCTTCGGTGTCATCGCCTTGGCGGCGTATAGACCTGACTGGACACTGTTCCGTCGTCAACTGCAATCGATCCGGGACCAGTCGCACCATGATTTCTCCTGTTTGATTTCAGCTGACGGTGGTCATGATGAGATTACAGCTTTCGTCGAAAAAACATTAAAGGGTGATACCAGGTTCAAAGTAATTGGATTTGGCGAGCGGCTGGGATTTTATGGGAATTTCGAACGGGTTCTGGAGCACGTGCCCGCGGACGCTAACTGGGTTGCCTTATCGGATCAGGACGACTACTGGTATCCCGATAAGCTCGAGACCTTGCTTCCTTACCTGAAACAATATTCTTTGGCTACTGGTCAGGCGCGGGTTGTCACGGAGACGGGCACTGTCTTGGCAGAATCCACTAATCGGCAAAATGTACCTCCGACGCATCTTTTACTTGACAACCAGATAACCGGGGGGCTTTCCGTCTTCCGGAGGGATTTGCTAAGCACGATTCTGCCGTTTCCACGCTTGAGCAATCCTTCCGAGAACCATGACCATTGGATCGGGCTGTGTGCGGCAGTTGCGGATGGAGCATACGTTGTTGACAACATAGTCCAAGACTATGTGCAGCACGGGGGAAATGTACTCGGTGAACCCGACCGAACATTCATTCTTGGTCGTTCCATGGACAACCTTAGGAACATGGGTCGCAGATACGAAGGGGGAGCCAATTCTTCCGCGCTTTTGCGGGTGATGATGAACATGAAGTATGGCTGGTCGCGTTGCATGGTTCTGGAGCTTCAAGAAAGGTCTCCGCACCTCAGCCCGGCCTTGCAGCCACTCCTGGAAGTAGTGGCGCCGGGAAAATATTGGGCTAAAAAACTGGCGCTCCTATGGTCTGCGGTAGCAAGCAAGCACGTTTCGTTACCTTCTGCCGCAACATTTGCTGCAGGCGCCGTGTTGACGTCGTTACGGCGTCGATAG